A window of Mustela lutreola isolate mMusLut2 chromosome X, mMusLut2.pri, whole genome shotgun sequence genomic DNA:
AACTTGACCCAGGAACTGATCACAGAATTTCCGGCTGTTCCACACCtggagagacaaatcaagaaagcAAATATGAACCACCCTCTGTGAGACCAGACTTGGCCCAATGGCATCTAGAACCCAGTGCTGAACTTGGAAAGCTCAGCTTTAAAACTGAGAAACTCTCCTGATAATGGGCTCTGGCTAACAGAAAGCTACCTCAAAGAGGAGTGGTGACAAGCCAGCCAGGAGGGCTCAAGGTCAGCATCAAGCTATGTGAAGGCTTTGTAAAGGCAGCTGGGCAGAGGCGCTAAGTCAGAAAAACAGCAAAGTATCCTAGATACTTGGGATAATCTAGCACCTGGAATGGAATGGGAGCCATCCAGGAGGCAGGGCGTGtttgtgggtgggggggtggggggggttgttaCTTGTTCACAGTCTTACCTGCACTATAATAGGAATGTCAGTGGTCCTTCTATAGAAGATAGCCTGGGTGTCAAAAATGGCATGAACAGTATTCTTCTGGATAGGAGAACGGACTTCCTCCTTGCCACACTTGATGATCAAATATGGATTTACGGCTGGAACAAAGCGACAGTTGCATTTAGCCAAATGATTACAGTACCCTTTCTAGACAGTCGAGAAACTAGTTCACAGGGACTTTTCAGCCTAACACCTGGGTACCAGGTGACCTCGAACCCTGGTTCCcaattcccttttcttccccatcctttataaaaatgaagagtaTGTAGGCCTTGCCCAAGGAAGTTCACATCCCATTCTCTGTCGAGTTCAACAGCCATCCTGACTTTCCAAGGCTGAAAATACCCCTGGAGAGAATCGTTCATGACCACCTTTTCTAAACATATGTGCAATAAATGAAACTGAAGTTTGCTTTCCAAGACACCTCTGCAGTTCTTACTTTCATTGGCATACTTCTTCTCCAGGCCCTCTGCACTATGAACAGTGATCTGGGTCACCACCTTTGGGTAGCCACGAGCCAGGTTCCAGCAGGACATCTTGGGCATGTCCAGAGTCAGTTCCCTGGAACATCGAAGAGAAGACACGTTACTGATGATGAATGCCCTCTGATGAGATCAGCCTGCTAAGGCAGCCATTGTTGCTGAAAAGCATGAAATGTTGAGTGACCCAGCTCATTCCTCAGACATGGCTTATATTTTAtgagtctgttttcttttcccttggcaTTAAGGACCAACagataaagatcagagtagaaaggGTTGGGGCGAAAAGGTAGCTTTGGTGACCCAGCACTCAGAATATAATAAAGGAGCAGTGAGGAATGTCAGCTACTTAAGAGAAGAATAGAGCCagccagaaaatggaagaaaagatgtACCTCGAAAAGCTTGGGCTATAGGCCTATTCCCCTGAAATGGCAGCCCAGAGCTCTGAAGCTCAGACCTCTCCCGGGGAATTTTTCATGGTTACAAAAATAACCATTTTGAGAAACAGTTCTACCACTGTCATGTCAGTGAAGTCTGACTCAGACAGGTTGTCCTTTTGCATGTCTGCATAGGAGGAACAGGGTCaagggaggttggtggggggtcAGAACTGGAGGCAAAGCGGAGACTAGGAGTTTGCAGGGCTGGCCACAGGAGCTGAACCTGAGCTGGACAGGCACTTCAGAGAAGATTCTCAGGAGAAACTCGCTGGTGCGGCCATGTTGGAACATGGTTGGGACAAGCACGTAGTTGCCTTTCTTCAGGTACTTGCTCAGAAACACGGTGCGGGTGTCAATGTAGGTGGAAGTTCCAGCACGCTCTTGGATGTAGAGATGGTGGAGACGGAACTTGCGGTTCACCTCTACCTGGAAATGAGACAGGACAAAATTCTCCATCCCACTCGAATCACAGTGTTTGTGTTAGGAGATCCTAGgtcctctgttttctttatccTTGGACCTATCTTCATTCCTCTCCCCGCTGTGACTCTGTCATTATTCTCTCTGCTCCACATGCCCAATCTTACCTTGAAGAGCTCAAAGCCAATGATGTAATTGTCAGGTCTTCCCATGCGGCGGTAAGTACGCAGGTCCTTCTGCTGCAGTGACATAATGACCTTGTGCCCATCCTCGGGCACAGTGAAGATGTACTAAGGGAAAGAGGCCACCAAGGACTTTAGTTAGCACTTCCGTTTCAGCTAAGCCAGCTCAGATTTCAGGGAAGGTAACTACATTGAGGAGCAGAGACTCCGATTATTTTCTGGGCTTTGCTATGGATCAGACTCTGAGGCCTTGGCTAACTCATGGGCTTGCTAAGTGCAGATTATATATCATTCTTCCCTATGGCATTTGGCATGGATTGAGAGACAACTTCATGCCTGGGTCTTTGATGCCAAAGGGATTATTCTTCTTGGTAAGATATtgggtttattttaaattttcccttGCTTCAAAAAGCTGCCCACTAAAAAATTCCAGAATCCATAAAGGCAAGAGGCACTTTTGTTTGGCTTAGCCTGATACTATAGCATCCCCCTCAGCTAGCCTCCTACAGCCAGCCCAGATATGTGGCTTGGGGTGGGGCTGGATCCACTTCCTTGGAGAACTGATTGATTCTTTGCCACCCTCTGCAGGAAAGCTGCAGACCTGTGCCTGAGACTTGGAAACATCATCTCAGGGCATCATCGTGCCATTGGGCAGTAAAACTAAAAGGTATCTGATTGTTCCCTCAGtgccagtctctctctctctctctctcttcctctctccctctctccctctctctctgctttttctctccctccagcaagaaacagaaaacaaattcagAACCATAGGTTTGCAAGACCCATAAAGATCAATCTTGTACGGACAGTTAAGATTGAAGCCAAAAGCCCATTTCTCTAGCTCGATGTGCCTGATACTTGAAACATTTCCAGGGTTGTACATGGGGATGATGTCAGGTAGGGAGCAGGGCGGTAATGAGAGCTTTCCTTTCTTTAAGGACAATTAAGATGGAAAGAATGGGCAAGGGGCAGtatgagttaaaaaaaatcttcctactCATCTTAGTGTCCTTCTAAATGCCTTGCCAATGAGGCCCATGGATAGAAAAGACCCACATAAGGTCAGTCAGAATTCTGGCCTCCCGTATGGGTATCTCATCAACACATCTGGGGGCAATACCATCAAGATTATTATAGTTTCAGGCTTTTGGATGTTTGGATTCTGTGCTTTGGGGCGTGCCAGGGCTTGACTCCAATGGATCATGTGGAAGAGCATTGAAATGGAGGATGGATGGGATGGGGTTACTGATGGGGAAGTGCTTCGGATCCTGGGCAGAATGACCTTAGATCTCTGGGTGAGAAAAGGGAGGCATAATGATGGAATTCAGAGAAAAGTCAAGAAATGAACAAGTATTGAGAGAGTGTCTGGAAGCAGATCCCTTTTGTCTGATGAGAGACCATCACAAAGAGCCACGTCAAGCAATATGGTGCCaagagagaggcagccagaggagATGGCTCTGATTTAATAGTATTGCCCACATACATCGCTGCAGTAGACACAATCTGCAGTGACTTACAGCATCTGAGCCAATCCCTAGACGCCTCGGTTGATGAATATTACACAATAGCTGCAAACTGAAAAACCGATATCAAGGAAATACTGCAAGGTGAGACCTGAGTTCCTATGGCCTTGAGAAGTTGGAGGTAAAGCAAATTAATTCAAACCTGGGGATTCTGCAGGAAGGTATCACGATTGTTATAGCAGCCTCCTGACCGGTTCATCAGGGGGTCATCATCCACAGTCCAGCATCCGACCACTGATTCCAGCTCCTTGCGGCCAAAAAGAGGGTTGTTCACATTGCGGCAGACATTCAGTTCGTGAAAGTTGCGGCAAAAGTCCTCCAGGCTCATCCTGAACAGAAGGAGggcccaaaagaaatgaacatggtgCTGAAAACCTACCGTGGTAGTTCCATGTAGGGAACCCCAGTGCCCTCAGCACAGAAACCAGCCACTCACCAGAACTCTCCATCATCAGACATAACAAGCCCCAGGTTCTTGCGGTCTGCCACAGTCAGCTGCTGCCACTCTTCAGAACTAAAAGCGATCAAATGAAGAGATAAGCACTTAGGTTTACCATTGACTTCCTACAGGAAGCACACCAAAGGACCGGAAGTGGTGGGGATTGGGCCTGCTTTATTTCACCTCTGGCTGGGTGATAGACCCCACAGATGTCACTAAGCAATGATAGCCTGCTAGCAATCTGGAGGGATGCATTGAGAGAACTACAGGGCTGTCCAAGTGAAATGTCACTCACATCTCGCTCCAGGGACCACTCCATTCCTGACGCCCCAGGGGGTTCCTCAGGCGAACCATATAGAGCTTCTCAGTACTGAAGACTTCCAGCAGTCTCTCTCCAAGACGGATCT
This region includes:
- the CAPN6 gene encoding calpain-6 isoform X1, whose product is MGPPLKVFKNQKYQELKQECIKDGRLFCDPTFLPENDSLFYNRLLPGKVVWKRPQDICDDPRLIVGNISNHQLIQGRLGHKPMVSAFSCLAVQESHWTKTIPNHKEQEWDPRKLDKYAGIFRFRFWHFGEWTEVVIDDLLPTINGDLVFSFSTSMNEFWNALLEKAYAKLLGCYEALDGLTTTDIIVDFTGTLAETVDMQKGRYTELVEEKYKLFGELYKTFTKGGLICCTIESPNQEEQEVETDWGLLKGHTYTMTDIRKIRLGERLLEVFSTEKLYMVRLRNPLGRQEWSGPWSEISEEWQQLTVADRKNLGLVMSDDGEFWMSLEDFCRNFHELNVCRNVNNPLFGRKELESVVGCWTVDDDPLMNRSGGCYNNRDTFLQNPQYIFTVPEDGHKVIMSLQQKDLRTYRRMGRPDNYIIGFELFKVEVNRKFRLHHLYIQERAGTSTYIDTRTVFLSKYLKKGNYVLVPTMFQHGRTSEFLLRIFSEVPVQLRELTLDMPKMSCWNLARGYPKVVTQITVHSAEGLEKKYANETVNPYLIIKCGKEEVRSPIQKNTVHAIFDTQAIFYRRTTDIPIIVQVWNSRKFCDQFLGQVTLDADPSDCRDLKSLYLRKKGGPTAKVKQGHISFKVISSDDLTEL
- the CAPN6 gene encoding calpain-6 isoform X2, with product MVSAFSCLAVQESHWTKTIPNHKEQEWDPRKLDKYAGIFRFRFWHFGEWTEVVIDDLLPTINGDLVFSFSTSMNEFWNALLEKAYAKLLGCYEALDGLTTTDIIVDFTGTLAETVDMQKGRYTELVEEKYKLFGELYKTFTKGGLICCTIESPNQEEQEVETDWGLLKGHTYTMTDIRKIRLGERLLEVFSTEKLYMVRLRNPLGRQEWSGPWSEISEEWQQLTVADRKNLGLVMSDDGEFWMSLEDFCRNFHELNVCRNVNNPLFGRKELESVVGCWTVDDDPLMNRSGGCYNNRDTFLQNPQYIFTVPEDGHKVIMSLQQKDLRTYRRMGRPDNYIIGFELFKVEVNRKFRLHHLYIQERAGTSTYIDTRTVFLSKYLKKGNYVLVPTMFQHGRTSEFLLRIFSEVPVQLRELTLDMPKMSCWNLARGYPKVVTQITVHSAEGLEKKYANETVNPYLIIKCGKEEVRSPIQKNTVHAIFDTQAIFYRRTTDIPIIVQVWNSRKFCDQFLGQVTLDADPSDCRDLKSLYLRKKGGPTAKVKQGHISFKVISSDDLTEL